A single region of the Plantactinospora soyae genome encodes:
- a CDS encoding TIGR02679 domain-containing protein: MPADLTYLAEDADLHPLWRAVHGRLCTGTSPEAINTVRVPALSTAGIAQLRTWLDTSTRRRRGTSAVTVSGNTATVPLRELLAVLGIDRGTLIALVEKAVGEPVVDRSAATLAAADRRAQLWQYATEELPDLPQLVARMRATGVGEDDTEIRHSIAALAAALRHIPARPPIPLAKLAHDITGDPHYFDLTTLNGIRLVAAVAERAGHTEPARPDLVRALLATVGVIADRLSATVLLFNVEVVGDGPIDRRLRDSPAPVALTLLDLVQHPPVLAPQTLTVVENPSVMEIAFTAGARQPIACTSGQLRAIDHVLFQLAVAHGVRLRYAGDIDTAGKQIAAVVASTYGAELIAMDDDTASEASHHPPVTRCLRLREGESLHTLSAETATIYQEHDVLLARIFSGQPL, translated from the coding sequence ATGCCGGCTGACCTCACCTACCTGGCGGAAGACGCCGACCTGCATCCTCTGTGGCGCGCCGTCCACGGACGTCTTTGCACCGGCACCAGCCCCGAGGCGATCAACACGGTTCGGGTCCCGGCACTGAGCACAGCCGGCATCGCGCAACTGCGGACCTGGCTCGACACCTCCACACGCCGGCGCCGCGGCACATCCGCCGTCACCGTGTCCGGCAATACCGCCACGGTTCCGCTGCGGGAACTTCTCGCCGTTCTCGGCATCGATCGGGGAACGCTCATCGCACTGGTTGAGAAAGCGGTGGGGGAGCCGGTCGTCGACCGTAGCGCCGCCACGCTGGCCGCGGCAGACCGCCGTGCACAGCTGTGGCAGTACGCGACCGAGGAGCTTCCCGACCTGCCGCAGCTCGTCGCCCGGATGCGGGCCACCGGCGTCGGCGAGGACGACACCGAGATTCGGCACAGCATCGCCGCGCTCGCCGCAGCCCTGCGACACATTCCGGCCCGGCCACCGATACCTCTGGCGAAGCTCGCCCACGACATCACCGGCGACCCGCACTACTTCGACCTGACCACCCTCAACGGCATTCGCCTCGTGGCTGCGGTCGCCGAACGCGCCGGCCATACCGAGCCGGCCCGGCCGGATCTTGTGCGCGCACTGCTGGCCACCGTCGGTGTCATCGCCGACCGGCTCTCCGCGACCGTCCTGCTCTTCAACGTCGAGGTGGTCGGCGACGGACCGATCGACCGGCGATTGCGTGATTCACCGGCACCGGTGGCGCTCACCCTGCTCGACCTCGTACAACATCCGCCCGTTCTCGCGCCACAAACCCTGACGGTCGTGGAGAACCCGTCGGTCATGGAGATCGCTTTCACTGCCGGGGCGCGACAACCGATTGCCTGCACCAGCGGCCAGTTGCGCGCGATCGATCATGTGCTATTCCAACTCGCTGTCGCGCACGGCGTGCGTCTGCGGTATGCCGGTGACATCGACACCGCGGGCAAACAGATCGCGGCGGTCGTCGCATCGACCTACGGCGCCGAATTGATCGCGATGGACGACGACACCGCTTCCGAGGCTTCACATCACCCGCCGGTTACACGCTGCCTCAGGCTGCGCGAAGGTGAGTCGCTCCACACGCTCAGTGCCGAAACGGCCACGATCTACCAGGAACATGACGTTCTTCTCGCGCGAATCTTCAGTGGTCAGCCGCTCTGA
- a CDS encoding DUF262 domain-containing protein has product MNAVLSRGEFVKANETTVRNLLQGEKQYVVPLYQRRYSWKRRDLAQLWSDVMRVAEVGNNAAHFLGSVVLAPSPANTPTGVQSWLVVDGQQRLTTLSILLCAIRDHVREADAQLAAKIDDMYLFNKYAAGIDRYTLLPTKADRAAWLALVERDPGAGGEDRIG; this is encoded by the coding sequence ATGAACGCCGTGTTGTCCCGAGGAGAGTTTGTGAAGGCAAACGAGACTACTGTCCGCAACCTGTTGCAGGGTGAGAAGCAGTACGTCGTTCCGCTCTACCAGCGCCGTTACAGCTGGAAGCGGCGGGACCTTGCCCAGTTGTGGTCCGACGTGATGCGGGTTGCAGAGGTTGGCAACAACGCCGCTCACTTCCTCGGCTCGGTGGTATTGGCACCCAGCCCGGCCAACACACCGACTGGGGTGCAGAGCTGGTTGGTTGTGGACGGTCAGCAGCGGCTGACCACCTTGAGTATCCTGCTGTGTGCGATTCGCGACCATGTTCGCGAGGCCGATGCCCAGCTGGCCGCGAAGATCGACGACATGTACCTGTTCAACAAGTACGCCGCCGGGATAGACCGGTACACTTTGCTGCCCACCAAGGCTGACCGGGCGGCGTGGCTAGCATTGGTGGAGCGGGATCCAGGCGCTGGCGGTGAAGATCGTATTGGATAG
- a CDS encoding GmrSD restriction endonuclease domain-containing protein → MAARLSLVEIAAHPDDNVHRIFESLNYTGQPLTQADLLRNYLFMRLPARGDHVYEWQWLPLQELLTDKQLEELVWLDLVLRGDDRATQEAIYQSQQQRLSQLPDEAAIEQWIVDLHHKARLFHKVLMPRNTPDPDLRQALGRLDRWGAAVVHPIALHILLAHEGGRLNSSEAAGALRVVESYLVRRMIAGIASANTNRVLMSLVKDLGEEVPSAKAITRALSGVRKKFPTDQHIRDAVLVSSFYWLGRGPQRSYVLRCIEEDYDHKEPVDFDTAKLTIEHVLPQSMTDEWREMLRPDLEDGETIQELHSSLVHTLGNLSLTAYNPKLANDEFQAKQKILRDSGLAMNREIADAPRWGREEILARGRTLADRIITIWPGPDESAAVTPATPRWSLMNQALACIPAGRWTSYSDIAEVVGVFHRSVAGRLASVQRPNAHRVLKIDGSVSAEFRWPDPARHDDPRMVLEAEGVRFDDTGRAAAEQRMTASELAREVGLDANGDNGTEDVGP, encoded by the coding sequence GTGGCGGCGCGTCTGAGCCTGGTGGAAATCGCTGCGCATCCGGACGACAACGTTCACCGCATCTTCGAATCCCTCAACTATACGGGTCAGCCACTGACCCAGGCCGACCTGCTGCGCAACTACTTGTTCATGCGGCTGCCCGCCCGCGGAGATCATGTGTACGAATGGCAGTGGCTGCCGCTACAGGAGTTGCTCACCGACAAACAGCTTGAGGAACTGGTCTGGCTAGATCTGGTGCTGCGTGGCGACGACCGCGCCACCCAGGAGGCGATCTACCAGTCGCAGCAGCAACGGCTCAGCCAGCTGCCGGACGAGGCAGCGATCGAACAGTGGATTGTCGACCTGCATCACAAGGCGCGGCTGTTCCATAAGGTCCTCATGCCGAGGAATACTCCGGATCCGGACCTGCGTCAGGCGCTGGGCCGGCTTGACCGCTGGGGTGCGGCGGTCGTTCACCCCATTGCGCTGCATATCCTCCTCGCGCACGAGGGCGGCCGCCTCAACTCCAGCGAGGCGGCCGGCGCGCTCCGCGTCGTTGAGAGCTACCTGGTCCGTCGCATGATCGCCGGCATCGCCAGTGCCAACACAAATCGGGTCCTAATGTCCCTGGTGAAGGACCTGGGTGAGGAGGTCCCCTCGGCCAAGGCAATCACCCGGGCGCTGTCAGGCGTGCGGAAGAAATTTCCTACTGATCAGCACATTCGCGATGCCGTGCTAGTCAGCAGCTTCTACTGGTTGGGTCGCGGCCCCCAGCGCAGCTACGTGTTGCGTTGTATCGAGGAGGACTACGACCATAAGGAGCCAGTCGACTTCGATACCGCGAAGCTGACTATCGAGCACGTGCTTCCGCAGTCCATGACTGACGAGTGGCGAGAGATGCTGCGTCCCGACCTGGAGGACGGTGAAACCATCCAGGAGCTACACAGCTCTCTGGTGCACACACTCGGAAATCTGAGCTTGACCGCGTACAACCCCAAGCTCGCCAACGACGAATTCCAGGCCAAGCAGAAAATCCTCCGCGATAGCGGGCTGGCGATGAACCGTGAGATCGCCGACGCGCCGAGGTGGGGTCGCGAAGAGATCCTTGCTCGGGGTCGAACTCTCGCCGACCGCATTATCACTATCTGGCCCGGCCCCGACGAATCAGCCGCTGTCACACCGGCAACCCCTCGCTGGTCGTTGATGAACCAGGCGCTTGCGTGCATTCCTGCTGGCCGTTGGACCAGTTACTCTGACATCGCCGAGGTGGTAGGGGTGTTCCACCGCAGCGTCGCTGGTCGCCTTGCGAGTGTGCAACGGCCCAACGCCCACCGGGTCTTAAAAATAGACGGTTCGGTCTCTGCTGAGTTCCGTTGGCCCGACCCCGCGCGTCACGACGACCCGAGGATGGTGCTGGAAGCAGAAGGCGTGCGCTTCGACGACACGGGCCGCGCGGCGGCGGAGCAACGGATGACTGCTAGCGAGCTCGCGCGAGAGGTCGGCCTCGACGCCAATGGCGATAACGGCACGGAGGACGTCGGACCCTGA
- a CDS encoding DUF2293 domain-containing protein, whose product MQPDEVAYLAATRDRRPLRFTTDGDPDIERTHWASSTLSETARAQLVQRQSTPPDLVVHSAATPWNCAECGETGELLVSEDAHTLCLTCTDLDHLVFLPAGDAAMTRRAKKASTLSAVVLRFNRARKRYDRLGLLVEPAGLDSAERQCLGDEAARLRRRERDREHRADQDVALMARMTKEILQLFPGCPASRAEAIAGHTGLRGSGRVGRSAAGRAVDQDAMTRAVIASIRHEDTEYDQLLMAGVPRADARERIRTDIDCVLTAWRSNA is encoded by the coding sequence TTGCAGCCGGACGAGGTCGCCTACCTCGCCGCGACCCGCGACCGCCGCCCGCTGCGCTTCACCACCGACGGCGATCCCGATATCGAGCGGACACACTGGGCCTCGAGCACGCTCTCCGAAACCGCCCGGGCGCAACTGGTACAGCGGCAGAGCACGCCGCCCGACCTGGTGGTGCACTCGGCGGCCACCCCGTGGAACTGCGCCGAGTGCGGGGAGACAGGGGAACTACTCGTCTCCGAGGACGCGCATACCCTCTGCCTGACCTGCACAGACCTCGATCATCTGGTCTTCCTGCCCGCCGGGGACGCGGCCATGACCCGACGAGCGAAGAAGGCCAGCACCCTGTCCGCCGTGGTGCTGCGCTTCAACCGCGCCCGGAAACGGTACGACCGGCTGGGATTGTTGGTGGAACCGGCCGGGCTGGACAGCGCCGAACGGCAGTGCCTGGGTGACGAGGCCGCGCGGCTACGCCGCCGCGAACGGGACCGGGAGCACCGGGCTGATCAGGACGTGGCGTTAATGGCCCGGATGACCAAGGAGATCCTTCAACTCTTCCCGGGTTGTCCAGCGTCCCGAGCCGAGGCGATCGCCGGACACACCGGGCTGCGAGGTAGTGGCCGGGTGGGGCGCTCCGCGGCCGGCCGCGCCGTAGACCAGGACGCGATGACCCGCGCGGTGATCGCCTCGATCCGGCACGAGGACACCGAGTACGACCAGCTGCTGATGGCCGGCGTCCCGCGTGCCGACGCACGGGAGCGGATCCGGACCGACATCGACTGCGTACTCACCGCCTGGCGCTCCAACGCCTGA
- a CDS encoding serine/threonine-protein kinase, producing the protein MIALLVEAVRGDARLVFANGGDWGIDALVGDLNGRVMIWQAKYFPHGVTNRHRGQIEGSFASAVRNASEHGYRVQEWVLCVPSSLDPQMSQWWDSWRQTQARLTGIRLVLWDETGLRSQLMRPAARYVRRAYYHPYQDAGDEDSDHPKSPESVTVTSALPRQPFDHTATPWVGGDERRIGAHRYLLHADSVEQVSIDHSWNWREATADRVQHDPLRVRLRQLQVVRDTSTAQRRRDEVRAQGHLLRKLGGRGGLPSLDDLTEEAAATTLVTVLPSGPSWRQAFGPTDTRLARFAAAGVLGAAAEVCATLAVLHGAGTSHRALGPDSIVLTGRTRRAALVDGGLAVLTPQPGEGIPGYRAPEQHRGGGCATPVDIYQVAALVYHSMTGHPPSPYATPPIRASLPEWSEHLDDLLLRCLDPDPSRRPVGPRALAAAFREGRRLLSQGDTR; encoded by the coding sequence ATGATCGCGCTCCTGGTCGAGGCAGTACGGGGCGACGCCCGGCTTGTCTTTGCCAACGGTGGCGACTGGGGCATCGACGCCTTGGTCGGCGACCTCAACGGTCGGGTCATGATCTGGCAGGCGAAGTACTTCCCGCACGGGGTGACTAACAGGCACCGGGGGCAGATCGAAGGTTCGTTCGCCTCGGCAGTGCGCAATGCGTCCGAGCACGGTTACCGGGTTCAGGAGTGGGTGCTCTGCGTCCCGTCCAGCCTCGACCCCCAAATGAGCCAATGGTGGGACAGTTGGCGGCAGACACAGGCGCGGCTCACCGGCATACGGCTGGTCCTGTGGGACGAGACGGGCCTGCGTAGTCAGTTGATGCGGCCAGCCGCGCGGTATGTTCGGCGCGCCTACTACCACCCCTACCAGGACGCTGGCGACGAGGACTCCGACCATCCAAAAAGCCCGGAGTCAGTCACGGTCACCTCCGCGTTGCCGCGCCAACCCTTCGACCACACCGCGACCCCCTGGGTCGGTGGTGACGAACGCCGGATCGGCGCGCACCGCTACCTGCTGCACGCGGACTCCGTTGAGCAGGTCAGCATCGACCACTCGTGGAACTGGCGGGAGGCGACCGCCGACCGCGTCCAGCACGATCCACTTCGAGTCCGGCTCCGCCAACTCCAAGTCGTCCGGGATACGTCGACGGCGCAGCGGCGCCGCGACGAGGTACGCGCGCAGGGCCACCTGTTGCGCAAACTCGGCGGTAGGGGCGGGCTGCCGTCGCTTGACGATCTCACCGAGGAGGCCGCCGCCACCACGCTGGTCACGGTGCTGCCTTCCGGGCCTAGCTGGCGACAGGCGTTCGGCCCCACCGATACGCGGCTGGCCCGATTTGCCGCCGCTGGCGTACTCGGCGCGGCGGCCGAGGTCTGCGCCACCTTAGCGGTGCTGCACGGAGCAGGGACGAGTCACCGGGCGCTCGGTCCCGACAGCATCGTGCTCACCGGACGCACCCGGCGCGCGGCGCTGGTCGACGGCGGTCTGGCCGTCCTCACGCCGCAGCCGGGCGAGGGAATTCCCGGTTACCGTGCCCCGGAGCAGCACCGGGGTGGCGGATGCGCGACTCCGGTCGACATCTACCAGGTGGCGGCACTGGTCTATCACTCGATGACTGGTCATCCGCCGTCGCCGTACGCGACGCCACCGATCCGGGCCAGCCTGCCCGAGTGGTCCGAACACCTCGACGACCTCCTGCTGCGCTGCCTTGACCCGGACCCGTCCCGCCGCCCCGTCGGGCCACGCGCGCTCGCCGCCGCGTTCCGCGAGGGACGTCGACTGCTCTCCCAGGGAGATACCCGTTGA
- a CDS encoding DEAD/DEAH box helicase, producing the protein MTIAYLLLPGPVAVVPSGKAIDQLAQAGLRDPSALINEFGSLASFNALPARVEPDRSRLVVYGKRWAAWLYPSDHGDAYRLGHVSPLSFKDQERLLKGALVLGGTAGWWAYHHVRDVPQRLSSHWPLLCRAWANLGVTRSEVTPTMPVHHIEYLDLLTDVVEATRDIEIARQRQAPALPYRRLDSTREERHSARGVYTFQLLRNATVGRGAQVFLTDQPDLRGRVLRVEDHEVTVRFDNTVDYARIPKQGALQVLPSDRVYRAQLDAVEVLRERCAAQPHLLTQLVDHRVAPYRPDTGAQPREMLDPAQLHAFRAALTVPDLLLVLGPPGTGKTRAITEIAAASAGRGQRVLVTSHTNRAVDNVLERLPPDVRAVRVGNEDAMTAHARGFMVETQVEALRQEILAATEGAASRLAPFVGVEDQAGRWLDYLAARLAEARLADGDVRARATELAAAVERAAAPVAAQLAAADRGVRESRASLAPLAENHRNHEVRAEAARRRAASGMLAFFFRWLADRRERRLAASFQQLSAAQTAMRLAEESYGAVRARADALIAADPAVRAVTSARDSACQVREKVLGEAARAVEKTREVLRPAVTVPVGVPDDLAGWTRLEQELTSAATLARLRAGLLTQWRDQVAVAEQDLHRELVRYADVVAATCIGTATTALLAELEFDVAIVDEAGQISTPNLLVPLVRARRAVLVGDHNQLPPFLDDEVRDWADNLATDVPPAVATLIGDVLRRSAFERLYPSLGDTNRVMLRVQRRMPAELAQFVSAAFYQGLLETEHPGGPPDPVFRAPLAMIDTSDQPATRRREQPDRSADGLGRPGYVNELEARLIVQFLGRYATRYADWAVIVPYRAQAELITQLLTKELGDTGVVDNVGTVDSFQGGERDLIVYGFTRSNHRGEIGFLSELRRLNVAITRPRRQLVLVGDTATLRTARDPGFAALIQSLTDHLDAVGDRRPSREIESVLGA; encoded by the coding sequence TTGACCATCGCGTATCTGCTTCTGCCCGGCCCGGTCGCGGTCGTACCGTCCGGGAAGGCCATCGACCAACTCGCACAGGCCGGCCTCCGTGATCCGTCCGCGCTGATCAACGAGTTCGGCAGCCTGGCCTCGTTCAACGCGCTGCCGGCTCGGGTCGAGCCGGACCGGTCCAGGCTGGTCGTCTACGGCAAACGTTGGGCGGCCTGGCTCTATCCCAGCGACCACGGTGACGCGTATCGACTCGGTCACGTCTCACCGCTTTCCTTCAAGGACCAGGAACGGCTCCTCAAGGGGGCGCTGGTGCTTGGGGGTACGGCCGGCTGGTGGGCCTATCACCACGTCCGTGACGTTCCCCAGCGGTTGTCGTCACACTGGCCCCTGCTCTGTCGTGCCTGGGCGAATCTCGGCGTCACGCGTTCGGAGGTGACGCCCACGATGCCCGTGCACCACATCGAGTACCTCGATCTGCTCACCGATGTCGTCGAGGCGACCCGGGACATCGAGATCGCCCGACAACGCCAAGCCCCGGCCCTGCCGTACCGCAGGCTCGACAGCACCCGTGAGGAGCGGCACTCCGCCCGTGGCGTCTACACCTTCCAACTGCTTCGTAACGCCACGGTGGGCAGAGGTGCGCAGGTCTTCCTGACCGATCAGCCTGACCTGCGGGGGAGGGTGCTACGGGTCGAGGACCACGAGGTAACCGTGCGGTTCGACAACACGGTGGACTACGCCCGGATACCTAAGCAGGGTGCGTTGCAGGTGCTGCCCAGCGACCGGGTCTACCGCGCGCAACTTGACGCGGTGGAGGTTCTTCGGGAACGGTGTGCCGCCCAGCCCCACCTGCTCACCCAGTTGGTCGACCACCGTGTGGCGCCGTACCGGCCGGACACCGGCGCCCAGCCGCGCGAGATGCTCGACCCGGCGCAGTTACACGCCTTCCGCGCCGCCCTGACCGTGCCCGACCTGCTGTTGGTACTTGGCCCGCCCGGTACCGGAAAGACCCGTGCCATCACCGAGATCGCCGCCGCCAGCGCCGGACGTGGGCAGCGAGTACTGGTCACCTCGCACACCAACCGTGCGGTGGACAACGTACTCGAACGACTACCGCCGGACGTCCGGGCGGTCCGGGTCGGCAACGAGGATGCGATGACCGCGCACGCGCGCGGGTTCATGGTGGAGACGCAGGTCGAGGCCCTGCGGCAGGAGATCCTGGCCGCGACCGAGGGCGCGGCGTCCCGGCTGGCTCCCTTCGTCGGTGTCGAGGACCAGGCTGGGCGGTGGCTGGATTACCTGGCTGCCCGACTCGCCGAGGCCCGACTCGCGGACGGGGACGTCCGGGCCCGCGCGACCGAGTTGGCCGCTGCGGTCGAGCGGGCCGCCGCACCGGTCGCCGCACAGCTCGCCGCCGCCGACCGGGGGGTACGGGAATCACGCGCGAGTCTGGCGCCGCTCGCCGAGAATCACCGCAACCACGAGGTGCGCGCCGAGGCGGCGAGGCGGCGGGCCGCCTCGGGGATGCTGGCGTTCTTCTTCCGTTGGCTCGCCGACCGCCGGGAACGGCGTCTCGCCGCGAGCTTTCAGCAGCTCAGCGCAGCGCAGACGGCGATGCGACTGGCCGAGGAGTCGTACGGTGCTGTTCGTGCCCGAGCCGACGCCCTGATCGCGGCCGACCCTGCAGTCAGAGCGGTCACCAGCGCTCGCGACAGTGCTTGCCAGGTCCGTGAAAAGGTGCTGGGCGAGGCCGCGCGGGCGGTGGAGAAGACGCGCGAGGTGCTCCGTCCGGCGGTCACCGTGCCAGTCGGGGTGCCGGACGACCTAGCCGGCTGGACACGGCTGGAGCAGGAGCTGACCTCGGCGGCGACCCTGGCCCGCCTCCGGGCCGGGCTGCTCACTCAATGGCGTGACCAGGTGGCTGTAGCCGAGCAGGATTTGCATCGAGAACTGGTGCGGTACGCCGATGTGGTGGCCGCCACCTGTATCGGTACCGCCACCACCGCCCTCCTGGCCGAGCTGGAATTCGATGTGGCGATCGTCGACGAGGCCGGGCAGATCTCCACGCCGAATTTGTTGGTGCCGTTGGTTCGGGCACGCCGAGCGGTGTTGGTCGGCGACCACAATCAGCTGCCGCCCTTCCTCGACGACGAGGTACGCGACTGGGCCGACAACCTCGCCACCGATGTGCCTCCCGCAGTCGCGACACTAATCGGTGACGTGCTGCGACGCAGCGCCTTCGAGAGGCTCTATCCCAGCTTGGGCGACACCAACCGGGTCATGTTGCGGGTGCAGCGGCGTATGCCGGCGGAGCTGGCCCAGTTCGTGTCGGCAGCCTTCTATCAGGGACTACTGGAAACCGAGCATCCCGGAGGTCCACCGGATCCGGTGTTCCGCGCGCCGCTGGCGATGATCGACACGTCGGACCAGCCGGCGACGCGGCGGCGGGAACAACCCGATCGCTCGGCGGATGGGTTGGGGCGGCCCGGCTACGTGAACGAGCTGGAGGCCAGATTGATCGTCCAGTTTCTGGGCCGGTACGCCACTCGGTACGCCGACTGGGCGGTCATCGTCCCGTACCGGGCACAGGCCGAGTTGATCACCCAGCTGCTCACGAAGGAACTGGGTGATACCGGGGTGGTCGACAACGTGGGCACCGTCGATTCGTTTCAGGGCGGTGAGCGGGACCTGATCGTCTACGGGTTCACCCGCAGCAACCACCGGGGCGAGATCGGGTTCCTCAGCGAACTCCGACGCCTCAACGTGGCGATCACCCGGCCCCGGCGTCAACTGGTTCTGGTGGGCGACACGGCGACATTGCGTACCGCGCGCGATCCGGGTTTCGCCGCGTTGATCCAATCGTTGACCGACCACCTCGACGCGGTGGGCGACCGCCGGCCCTCCCGGGAAATTGAGTCGGTGCTCGGTGCCTGA